The following are encoded together in the Arcticibacterium luteifluviistationis genome:
- a CDS encoding tail fiber domain-containing protein, which translates to MKKLQIILSLLLVHSFSFAQIQSYTPSGREGSITITPDGLNSKYTGTKFDYTNVALGTDALRYISSGTELFESKNNTAIGSGALRDNITGYRNTATGSAALNNNTIGYHNTASGFFALFSNTEGYGNTATGASALSNNNTGNQNTANGCLTLVNNTTGSHNTAIGYYALWGNVEGHDNTANGNEALYRNDSGNYNTASGRSALRNNISGHNNTANGYYALLSNSTGSNNTANGRAALYSNTTGYSNTAIGLSSLFSNTAGHNNTASGDSSLYLNTTGNFNTANGNNALMSNSTGSYNTATGANALTDNTTGTNNTANGSYALNHNTTGYSNTANGLGALGYNTTGYYNAANGTYALRNNSTGHNNAATGNEALHNNTTGNFNTANGATALFSNSIGNSNTANGESALSFNISGNFNTANGTLALGSNRSGSHNTANGSSALYHNTTGNSNTATGRSALYSNTTGHHNTASGDSALYQNTTGRYNTANGAFSLSKNTEGKENTGNGFYSLLNNSSGDGNTANGSYALLLNTTGDKNTASGTSALIINSTGIQNTAFGHSTLKSNTTGYNNTAIGYDSDVSSSNLYNATAIGYQAVVNGSNRIRMGNTSITRADIQVAWNVTSDRRWKENIVTVPLGLDFIKELKPVAYHRKNNEKDDVEFGLIAQEIVETLAKYGFTEKDLGLLDKDQDGYFSVRYNDLLAPMIKAMQEQQLMIEKQQEINNEQASVLNTVLKRLGNLESEKTAFTANN; encoded by the coding sequence ATGAAAAAGTTACAAATTATCCTTTCTCTGTTATTAGTCCACTCTTTTTCGTTTGCTCAAATTCAAAGTTATACGCCATCTGGCAGAGAAGGTTCTATAACCATTACCCCAGATGGCCTAAACTCCAAATACACGGGAACCAAGTTTGACTATACAAACGTGGCTTTGGGAACAGATGCATTGAGATATATTTCTTCAGGAACCGAGCTTTTTGAGTCAAAGAATAATACTGCCATTGGTTCTGGAGCATTACGTGATAACATTACGGGATATCGTAATACTGCAACTGGTTCTGCCGCTTTAAACAATAACACGATAGGATACCACAATACTGCTAGTGGTTTTTTTGCTTTATTTAGTAATACGGAAGGATATGGCAACACCGCTACTGGTGCTTCTGCTTTAAGTAATAACAATACGGGAAATCAAAATACGGCAAACGGTTGCCTTACCTTAGTTAATAACACCACCGGAAGTCATAATACGGCGATTGGCTACTATGCTTTATGGGGTAACGTAGAAGGGCATGACAATACTGCAAATGGTAATGAGGCATTATATAGAAATGATTCAGGAAATTATAATACCGCAAGCGGTCGAAGTGCGTTAAGGAATAATATTTCAGGACATAATAATACTGCAAATGGCTACTATGCTTTATTAAGTAACTCCACTGGAAGTAACAATACTGCCAATGGTAGGGCGGCACTGTACAGTAACACAACGGGGTATTCAAATACAGCAATTGGTCTAAGTTCGCTGTTTAGTAATACCGCAGGACATAACAATACTGCCAGTGGAGACTCTTCCCTTTACTTAAATACTACTGGAAATTTTAATACAGCCAATGGCAATAATGCTTTAATGAGTAACTCCACAGGAAGTTATAATACAGCAACTGGTGCCAATGCTTTGACTGACAATACCACAGGAACTAACAATACGGCAAATGGATCTTATGCTTTAAATCATAATACTACGGGATATAGCAATACTGCAAATGGTTTAGGTGCTTTGGGTTATAACACTACTGGTTATTATAATGCAGCAAATGGTACTTATGCTCTTAGAAATAATTCTACGGGTCATAATAATGCCGCAACTGGAAACGAAGCTTTGCATAATAATACAACAGGAAATTTTAATACCGCGAATGGTGCTACAGCTTTGTTCTCGAATAGCATAGGAAACAGCAACACCGCAAATGGAGAAAGTGCTTTGTCTTTTAATATCTCTGGAAACTTCAATACGGCAAATGGGACTCTAGCTTTAGGCTCTAATAGGTCGGGGAGCCATAATACTGCAAATGGAAGTTCTGCTTTATACCATAACACTACAGGTAATTCAAATACCGCTACTGGTCGTAGTGCCTTATACAGTAATACTACAGGACATCACAATACCGCATCAGGAGATAGTGCTTTGTACCAAAACACAACTGGAAGGTATAATACAGCAAATGGTGCTTTTTCATTATCAAAGAACACTGAAGGCAAGGAAAATACTGGGAATGGCTTTTATTCACTACTAAATAATTCTTCTGGTGATGGTAATACGGCAAATGGATCTTATGCTTTGCTTTTAAACACAACAGGCGACAAAAATACAGCATCAGGTACTAGTGCGTTAATTATTAATTCAACAGGAATCCAAAACACCGCATTTGGACATTCAACGTTAAAGTCCAACACTACAGGATATAATAACACCGCAATAGGTTACGATTCAGATGTCAGCTCATCTAACTTATATAATGCTACCGCGATTGGTTATCAAGCCGTAGTAAACGGTAGTAATAGAATAAGAATGGGTAATACCAGTATCACACGGGCTGATATCCAAGTGGCTTGGAATGTGACTTCAGATAGACGCTGGAAAGAAAATATAGTTACTGTACCACTAGGTTTAGATTTCATCAAAGAGCTCAAGCCAGTGGCGTATCATCGTAAAAATAATGAGAAGGATGATGTAGAGTTTGGGCTTATAGCTCAGGAGATAGTCGAAACATTAGCAAAATATGGTTTTACAGAAAAAGATTTGGGTCTATTGGACAAAGATCAAGATGGCTATTTTTCGGTGCGGTACAATGATTTACTAGCTCCGATGATTAAGGCCATGCAAGAGCAGCAGCTTATGATTGAAAAACAACAAGAAATTAATAATGAGCAAGCAAGTGTTTTGAATACAGTTTTGAAACGCCTTGGAAATTTAGAATCAGAGAAAACCGCGTTTACTGCTAATAATTAA
- a CDS encoding 2-oxo acid dehydrogenase subunit E2, giving the protein MIKELNNSWRKTASTLYKKPEDSKILGSVELDITDLQEYISKKRKEGLKITLTHFFTLATARAIKDKLPELNTYIKRGNVKSYENINASVSVLLRENEMGSVKINMVNTLTYSDLVPTLTAKIKEARKGTENGTMKLKETMASIPWPFRGMFYWFIRKMLVDWGLSIGGISANDMGSYIVSNIGSLGLDNGYPALFPATNVSFVLIMGGVKKTPLVIDNEVKIRTVITLSAALDHRVVDASHAGILFKYYKSIVKTPELLEEKP; this is encoded by the coding sequence ATGATAAAAGAGCTCAACAATAGCTGGCGTAAAACGGCCAGCACCCTCTATAAAAAACCAGAAGACTCAAAAATCCTTGGTTCAGTGGAGCTCGACATAACCGATTTACAAGAATACATCAGCAAAAAAAGAAAGGAGGGCCTCAAAATCACGCTAACACATTTCTTTACCTTGGCAACGGCTAGAGCCATAAAAGATAAACTCCCTGAATTAAACACTTATATAAAAAGAGGAAATGTAAAGTCTTACGAAAACATCAATGCTTCTGTAAGTGTGCTTTTGCGAGAAAACGAGATGGGTTCTGTAAAAATCAATATGGTAAACACATTGACCTACTCAGATTTAGTACCTACACTTACAGCCAAAATCAAGGAAGCCAGAAAAGGAACAGAAAACGGCACCATGAAATTAAAAGAAACCATGGCGTCTATTCCATGGCCTTTTAGAGGTATGTTCTATTGGTTTATTAGAAAAATGCTAGTAGACTGGGGTTTGTCAATTGGTGGTATATCTGCCAATGATATGGGTTCTTACATCGTGTCAAATATTGGAAGCTTAGGTCTTGACAATGGATATCCGGCCCTTTTCCCTGCCACTAATGTATCTTTTGTACTCATTATGGGTGGTGTAAAGAAAACGCCCTTGGTAATTGATAACGAAGTCAAAATCAGAACAGTAATCACCCTCTCAGCCGCTCTTGACCACCGAGTGGTAGATGCGTCTCATGCTGGCATACTTTTTAAATACTATAAGAGTATTGTAAAAACGCCGGAGCTTTTGGAGGAAAAACCTTAG
- a CDS encoding tail fiber domain-containing protein yields the protein MNNLQIILFLFLIQGVSLAQVQSISSDPDGSVTIMPQGFTSAKTDLTNTTSNIGLGNQTLFNNTTGGENTAIGNAALHLNTTGDENTAMGAGALGSNTQGNLNTANGSYALFHNTTASYNTATGSYALYRNTTGSSNTANGYYALYNNTTGGRNVAIGRSALSSNTTGNQNTAMGASALYRNTSGSYNTATGYNALYYNLTADNNTANGSQALYYNTTGSDNTAVGRSALYRNTTASNNTAMGSEALYNNTTGSSNTASGKQALYSNTTGTSNVASGASAFYLNTIGRYNTAEGASALFSNTTGDYNTAIGYEALLDNATGDYNTAIGSGAGVTSSNFSNTIAVGFGASVNDSNKVRMGNANISYAAVQVAWNITSDRRWKETIEPIPLGLNFINDLRPVSYHRKNNQKQDLEFGLIAQELEETLNKHGFVENQLGLIDKDADGYYAVRYNDLIAILIKAVQEQQEVIGEREKIIDGHERLFQQRETQMEHLASKLANITSKLSENSISE from the coding sequence ATGAATAATCTACAAATCATTCTTTTCTTATTTTTAATCCAAGGCGTTTCTTTAGCCCAAGTTCAAAGTATTTCAAGTGACCCAGATGGCTCAGTAACTATTATGCCCCAGGGTTTTACTTCGGCAAAGACAGATTTAACTAATACAACATCTAACATAGGTTTGGGCAATCAAACCCTATTTAATAACACTACGGGAGGTGAGAATACGGCTATAGGAAATGCCGCACTTCATTTGAACACCACAGGAGATGAAAATACGGCAATGGGGGCAGGTGCTCTTGGGAGCAATACACAAGGAAATTTAAACACAGCCAATGGTAGTTACGCACTTTTTCACAATACTACGGCCTCTTATAATACCGCTACTGGAAGCTATGCACTATACCGCAACACTACAGGATCAAGTAATACCGCGAATGGATATTATGCTCTTTATAATAATACTACAGGAGGAAGGAACGTCGCGATAGGTCGGTCTGCACTTTCCAGCAATACTACAGGAAACCAAAATACGGCAATGGGGGCTTCGGCATTATACAGAAATACCTCAGGTTCATATAATACGGCCACGGGGTACAATGCCCTTTATTACAATTTAACAGCGGATAATAATACTGCGAACGGAAGTCAAGCACTTTATTATAATACTACTGGCTCAGATAACACTGCAGTAGGCAGATCAGCACTTTACAGAAACACCACAGCCTCAAATAATACCGCAATGGGTAGTGAGGCTCTTTACAATAACACCACCGGCTCTAGTAATACTGCCAGTGGAAAACAAGCACTTTATTCAAACACTACTGGTACGAGTAACGTGGCCAGTGGTGCAAGTGCATTTTATTTAAATACAATTGGCCGTTATAACACGGCTGAGGGAGCTTCTGCACTTTTCTCCAACACTACAGGTGATTACAACACTGCCATTGGATACGAGGCACTTTTGGATAATGCAACTGGGGATTACAATACTGCTATTGGTTCTGGAGCAGGTGTTACGTCGTCAAATTTTTCCAACACCATCGCTGTTGGTTTTGGTGCGAGTGTAAATGACAGTAATAAGGTCAGAATGGGAAATGCAAATATATCCTATGCCGCTGTACAGGTAGCCTGGAACATAACATCAGACCGGAGGTGGAAAGAAACTATTGAGCCTATCCCCTTGGGCTTAAATTTTATCAATGACTTAAGACCAGTTAGCTATCACCGAAAAAATAACCAAAAGCAAGATTTAGAATTTGGGCTAATTGCTCAAGAATTGGAAGAAACCTTAAATAAGCATGGGTTTGTAGAAAATCAACTAGGGCTAATTGACAAAGATGCCGACGGATATTATGCCGTAAGGTATAATGACCTGATAGCGATTTTGATTAAAGCTGTGCAGGAGCAGCAAGAGGTTATTGGTGAACGAGAGAAGATTATTGATGGGCATGAACGTCTGTTTCAACAAAGAGAAACACAAATGGAACATCTAGCCTCAAAGTTGGCAAATATAACTAGCAAATTATCCGAAAATTCTATTAGTGAATAG